In a single window of the Thermoanaerobacterium sp. PSU-2 genome:
- a CDS encoding arginine repressor — translation MMKLARHAKILEIISKNEIETQEELADALQKEGIKVTQATVSRDIKELRLIKVLSADGKKYKYAPMKNQDTKVTDKLVALLSGIVGIDYAGNTIVIKTLSGTAPAAAEALDTLNWNEVVGTLAGDNTIFMLVRSEDAVKEIIDRINELIK, via the coding sequence ATGATGAAGTTAGCAAGACATGCAAAGATTCTTGAAATAATAAGTAAAAATGAAATTGAAACACAAGAAGAATTGGCAGACGCCCTTCAAAAAGAAGGCATAAAAGTCACACAAGCTACAGTATCCAGGGATATAAAAGAGTTAAGGCTCATAAAAGTATTGAGTGCAGACGGCAAAAAGTACAAATATGCGCCAATGAAAAATCAAGATACCAAAGTAACTGACAAATTGGTTGCACTTCTGTCTGGAATAGTAGGAATAGATTATGCTGGAAATACTATAGTAATTAAAACACTTTCTGGAACTGCACCTGCTGCTGCAGAAGCTTTGGATACATTAAATTGGAATGAGGTAGTAGGAACTCTTGCAGGAGATAATACTATATTTATGCTTGTGAGATCAGAAGATGCCGTCAAAGAAATTATAGACAGAATTAATGAATTGATTAAATGA
- the recN gene encoding DNA repair protein RecN yields the protein MILALNIKNIALIDEAEIDFDDGLNILTGETGAGKSIVIDSMMLLLGGRANKDIIRNGAQKATVEGVFLVDSNTDVINKILDEAGIEYEDDDTLVISRDITENGRNYCRVNGRIVPLSFLSKLGTYLVDILGQHEHQFLLDSSKHLSILDNFQDKNFFDLKDTLRDLLTEYNILNKRLKEFYSDDKEKMSKIDLLKYQINEIESAKIKKGEEENLLERRNILINSEKLFNSMNECYNLLYKGVNDNTSILDNLSTVLKNLDASYKIDKRLEKLKEMIQTALYTLDDCSIQIRDYVENINFDADELNEIEKRLDILGNLKRKYGRTIEEIIRYKEEKNNELTKLLNAEEEIYKINKEKEEIMQKIKAISDEIHKRRKNVADFLEKKISDVLSELNMPNTIFKVDIRKRDVPNENGMDEVEFLISTNIGEPLKPLDKIASGGELSRIMLALKTILADFDGISTLIFDEVDTGISGKAAQSVAQKIALISRNRQVICVTHLPQITSMADSHFKISKEFDKDKTYIKIEKLDYEGKIKELSRIISGSVVTNTTYSHSKELIDLAENYKKSLI from the coding sequence ATGATCCTTGCATTGAACATAAAAAATATAGCTTTAATCGATGAAGCTGAAATTGATTTTGACGATGGCTTAAATATTCTTACTGGTGAAACAGGTGCCGGTAAATCTATAGTTATAGATTCAATGATGCTTTTGCTGGGTGGGAGAGCAAACAAAGATATTATCCGGAATGGTGCTCAAAAGGCTACAGTTGAAGGTGTTTTTTTGGTAGATTCAAACACTGATGTTATAAATAAGATTTTAGATGAAGCAGGCATTGAATACGAGGATGATGACACACTGGTTATTAGCAGAGATATAACAGAAAACGGAAGAAACTACTGCAGGGTTAATGGTAGAATAGTTCCTTTATCTTTTTTAAGCAAATTGGGAACGTATTTGGTTGACATATTAGGCCAACACGAGCATCAATTTCTGTTAGATAGCAGTAAGCATTTGTCAATTTTAGATAATTTTCAAGATAAGAATTTTTTTGATTTAAAAGACACGTTGAGAGATTTATTAACTGAATACAACATTCTCAATAAAAGGCTAAAGGAATTTTATTCAGATGACAAAGAGAAGATGTCAAAAATAGATCTTCTTAAGTATCAGATAAATGAAATAGAATCTGCAAAGATAAAAAAGGGAGAAGAAGAAAATTTACTTGAAAGGCGAAACATATTAATCAATTCAGAGAAATTATTTAATTCTATGAATGAATGCTACAATTTGCTTTATAAAGGTGTTAATGATAATACATCGATTTTAGATAACCTCAGCACTGTATTAAAAAATCTGGATGCATCGTATAAAATAGACAAAAGGCTTGAAAAATTGAAAGAGATGATTCAAACTGCTTTATATACATTAGATGATTGTTCTATTCAAATCAGAGATTATGTTGAGAATATTAATTTTGATGCAGACGAATTAAATGAAATTGAAAAAAGGTTGGACATACTGGGGAATTTAAAGAGAAAATACGGAAGGACGATTGAAGAAATAATTAGATATAAAGAAGAAAAAAATAATGAACTTACAAAGCTATTAAATGCGGAAGAAGAAATATATAAGATAAACAAAGAAAAAGAAGAAATTATGCAGAAAATTAAAGCGATTTCTGATGAAATACATAAAAGGAGAAAAAATGTAGCAGATTTTCTTGAAAAGAAAATAAGTGATGTCTTAAGCGAATTAAATATGCCAAATACAATTTTCAAAGTCGATATTAGAAAAAGAGATGTACCAAATGAGAATGGTATGGATGAAGTGGAGTTTTTAATATCAACTAATATCGGTGAACCTTTAAAGCCGCTTGATAAAATAGCGTCTGGCGGTGAGCTATCGAGAATTATGTTGGCTTTAAAGACAATTTTGGCCGACTTTGATGGCATATCTACATTGATATTTGATGAAGTAGATACAGGAATAAGCGGCAAAGCAGCCCAATCTGTGGCACAGAAAATAGCTTTGATTTCAAGAAATCGCCAGGTTATATGTGTGACACATCTCCCTCAAATAACATCTATGGCTGATTCACATTTTAAAATTTCAAAGGAATTTGACAAAGACAAAACTTACATAAAAATTGAAAAATTAGATTATGAAGGAAAAATAAAAGAATTATCGAGAATAATCAGTGGTTCTGTTGTTACAAACACTACTTACAGTCATTCAAAGGAGCTAATTGATTTGGCAGAAAACTACAAAAAAAGTTTAATTTAA
- the spoIVB gene encoding SpoIVB peptidase, which produces MNRNKIKYLIFAFLSALIIYINYTPAIKSVYQTPNYYKFFEGEKVKFNFNLPLKVGFYTDRQGIVKIDNDEGGNNILNLDKPFSVETLNRGKVNINFRLFGIFPIKSIYVDVIPTIKVIPGGDSIGVKLNTKGALVVGYSDIIGTDDKIYSPYREGKIQIGDIILEVNNIKINSADDITDIINKQKDTMVTLKISRKGNIVYSKLHPVLAKDDQKYKLGLWVRDHTAGIGTLTFYTEDKKYYAALGHAITDIDTGDILSVNNGQIMKSKITSVSKGKRSSPGELRGIFLEEVDTIGDIEKNTEYGIYGNIINPSGISLKPIPIGYQSQVVEGPAKILTTIDNTGVKEFDIQILKKVEQKNPNQKGMIIKIVDKELLDKTGGIVQGMSGSPIIQNGKLIGAVTHVFVNDPTKGYAVYAEWMINEMENLHHDENVFKN; this is translated from the coding sequence TTGAATCGCAATAAAATTAAATATTTAATTTTTGCTTTTTTATCCGCTTTAATAATATATATAAATTATACACCTGCAATTAAGAGTGTTTACCAGACTCCCAACTATTATAAATTTTTTGAAGGAGAAAAAGTAAAATTTAATTTTAATTTACCACTTAAAGTAGGCTTTTATACAGATAGACAAGGCATTGTTAAAATAGATAATGATGAAGGCGGCAATAATATTTTAAATCTTGATAAACCATTTTCTGTTGAAACGCTAAACCGTGGTAAAGTGAATATAAATTTCAGGTTATTTGGGATATTTCCAATAAAAAGTATTTATGTTGATGTGATACCAACAATAAAGGTAATTCCTGGTGGCGATTCAATTGGAGTTAAGCTTAACACAAAAGGAGCCCTTGTAGTTGGATATTCTGATATAATAGGAACAGATGATAAAATTTACAGTCCATACAGAGAGGGGAAAATACAAATAGGTGATATAATTCTTGAAGTTAATAATATAAAGATTAACTCTGCTGATGATATAACAGACATTATAAATAAGCAAAAAGATACAATGGTAACACTTAAAATAAGTAGAAAAGGCAATATTGTTTATTCAAAATTACATCCGGTTTTGGCTAAAGATGATCAAAAGTATAAGCTGGGATTGTGGGTAAGAGATCATACGGCAGGTATTGGAACGTTGACATTTTACACTGAAGATAAAAAATATTATGCTGCTTTAGGACATGCTATTACCGATATAGACACAGGAGATATTCTGTCGGTTAACAACGGACAAATAATGAAGTCCAAAATAACATCTGTAAGTAAAGGGAAAAGAAGCAGTCCTGGAGAGCTTAGAGGTATTTTTTTAGAGGAAGTTGACACAATAGGTGATATTGAAAAAAATACAGAGTATGGCATATATGGGAATATAATCAATCCAAGTGGTATAAGTTTAAAACCAATACCGATAGGTTATCAATCACAAGTTGTTGAAGGACCAGCAAAAATCCTTACGACAATAGATAATACGGGAGTAAAGGAATTTGACATTCAGATACTAAAAAAAGTAGAACAAAAGAATCCAAATCAAAAAGGGATGATAATAAAAATTGTTGATAAAGAATTGCTAGATAAAACAGGTGGTATTGTCCAAGGAATGAGTGGAAGTCCAATTATACAAAATGGAAAGCTTATAGGCGCTGTGACACATGTTTTTGTTAATGACCCAACTAAAGGATATGCAGTATATGCTGAATGGATGATAAATGAAATGGAAAATTTACACCATGACGAAAATGTGTTTAAGAATTAG
- the spo0A gene encoding sporulation transcription factor Spo0A — translation MLKKIKLGICDDNKEFVGIMVDYLSSKENIEIVGVANDGNQAVKLIQDNDLDLLILDIIMPYLDGIGVLEKVNELKKKRPKIIILSAVGQEKITQRAINLGADYYILKPFDLELLSKRITEIMEYQPDVVSKAVMPIIGDKKSVDLETLITQVIHDVGIPAHIKGYLYLRDAITLVISNIEYLNSVTKLLYPKIAEKYETTPSRVERAIRHAIEVAWSRGKVDVLNDLFGYTINDEKGKPTNSEFIALIADKLRLSLKAN, via the coding sequence TTGTTAAAGAAAATTAAATTAGGAATTTGTGATGATAATAAGGAATTTGTCGGTATAATGGTTGACTACCTGTCATCAAAAGAAAATATCGAAATTGTAGGTGTTGCAAATGATGGCAATCAAGCAGTAAAACTTATTCAAGATAATGATTTAGATCTTTTAATCTTGGATATCATAATGCCGTATTTGGATGGCATTGGAGTCTTAGAAAAAGTCAATGAACTAAAGAAAAAGAGACCTAAAATAATCATTTTATCGGCAGTAGGTCAGGAAAAAATTACACAAAGAGCAATAAACCTTGGTGCAGATTATTACATTCTAAAACCATTTGATTTGGAGTTGCTTTCTAAGAGAATAACAGAGATAATGGAGTATCAGCCTGATGTGGTGTCAAAGGCTGTCATGCCTATAATCGGAGACAAAAAATCTGTCGACTTAGAAACTCTTATAACACAGGTTATTCATGATGTAGGAATACCTGCGCATATAAAAGGATATTTGTATTTAAGAGATGCTATAACATTAGTAATAAGCAATATTGAATACTTGAATTCTGTAACGAAGCTTTTGTATCCAAAGATAGCTGAGAAATATGAGACTACTCCCAGTAGAGTGGAAAGGGCTATAAGACATGCGATTGAAGTTGCGTGGAGCAGAGGTAAAGTCGATGTTTTAAACGATCTATTTGGCTATACAATTAACGATGAAAAGGGGAAACCTACCAATTCTGAATTTATCGCGCTTATTGCTGACAAGTTAAGATTGAGTTTAAAGGCGAATTAA
- the steA gene encoding putative cytokinetic ring protein SteA, translating to MQITGTVKMDKRTKNLAKRIGPGEIAVIDHVDIDEIGAESLIEKKILAVINANKSISGRYPNLGPSIIDKAGIPIIDEVGEDIFDLLKENDKITIIDNEIYKDGKLIKRGKLLTHDVINYKMEECKENLEVELDKFIENTLEYAKKEKSFILGDIEIPDVKTKFKDRQALVVVRGKDYKEDLYTIRQYITDVKPILIGVDGGADAILEFGLTPDIIIGDMDSVSDKALKKAKEIVVHAYPNGKSPGLDRVKSLGLDAHIFKAPGTSEDIAMLLAYEKGADLIVAVGTHSSMIDFLEKGRKGMSSTFLVRLKIGSKLIDAKGVNKLYRENFRLSYVFSIIFAAMVPLSVIAYFSPPMQQLLKLLQLRIRLLIGF from the coding sequence ATGCAAATTACTGGTACAGTTAAAATGGACAAAAGGACGAAAAATCTTGCAAAGCGCATAGGCCCCGGAGAAATCGCTGTGATAGATCATGTTGATATCGATGAGATTGGTGCCGAATCTTTGATTGAAAAGAAGATTTTGGCTGTGATAAATGCTAATAAATCGATAAGCGGTAGGTATCCTAACTTAGGCCCATCTATTATTGATAAAGCTGGTATCCCTATTATAGATGAAGTTGGCGAAGATATATTTGATTTGCTTAAAGAGAATGATAAGATTACTATAATCGATAATGAAATATATAAAGATGGCAAATTGATAAAAAGAGGAAAATTGCTTACACACGATGTCATTAATTACAAAATGGAAGAATGTAAGGAAAATTTGGAAGTAGAGTTGGATAAATTCATTGAGAATACACTTGAATATGCTAAAAAAGAAAAGTCATTTATTTTGGGTGATATTGAAATACCTGATGTGAAGACAAAGTTTAAAGATAGACAAGCATTGGTTGTTGTAAGAGGAAAAGACTATAAGGAAGACTTATATACTATTAGGCAGTATATAACAGATGTAAAGCCTATATTGATAGGAGTAGATGGGGGTGCAGATGCAATACTTGAATTTGGCTTAACACCTGATATTATAATTGGAGACATGGATAGCGTAAGCGATAAGGCTTTGAAAAAAGCAAAGGAGATAGTAGTTCATGCCTATCCAAATGGCAAGTCGCCTGGGTTAGATAGAGTTAAATCATTAGGACTTGATGCACATATATTTAAAGCGCCAGGAACAAGTGAAGACATTGCTATGCTTTTAGCATATGAAAAGGGTGCAGATTTAATAGTGGCTGTTGGCACTCATTCTAGTATGATCGATTTTTTGGAAAAAGGAAGGAAGGGAATGTCTAGCACATTTCTAGTAAGATTAAAGATTGGATCTAAGCTTATTGATGCTAAAGGGGTTAACAAACTATACAGAGAAAATTTTAGGCTTTCATATGTTTTTAGTATTATATTTGCTGCAATGGTTCCACTTAGTGTAATAGCTTATTTTTCACCACCTATGCAACAGCTTTTAAAACTTTTGCAGCTAAGGATAAGGCTTTTAATAGGATTTTAG
- a CDS encoding copper transporter, translated as MNVNIRYYVLTIAAIFMALGIGIFIGFMLDGQKVFSEQQETIINQLEQKFKDIQTENSNLKDNVQSLNKQLDYMNQYGKIVFPELVKGRLNGVKVAIIETNNDFIYPGLRNALMKAGATISSVTIFKDDLNNLDQSEKDDLITNLSKYGNIDSNHLIESLSEKLTEVLVTGQDGELITYLKDKGYIDFTGTPGNTDFIVLAGGSNLKNNNLNIVDIPIIRQSKILNVPIVGVEQSDVKYSYMDAYRKQHLSTVDNIDTIIGQTSLVMVMQGKDGNYGIKAGDTAIMPDSFIEYQQNQNQNKTNSNEVK; from the coding sequence ATGAACGTAAATATTAGATATTATGTATTGACGATAGCAGCAATTTTTATGGCATTGGGCATCGGAATATTTATAGGATTCATGTTGGATGGACAAAAAGTTTTTTCTGAACAGCAAGAAACGATCATAAATCAGCTAGAGCAAAAATTTAAAGATATCCAAACTGAAAATTCTAATTTAAAGGACAATGTACAAAGTTTAAATAAGCAACTTGACTATATGAACCAATACGGGAAAATTGTTTTCCCTGAGCTTGTAAAAGGACGCCTAAATGGTGTAAAAGTTGCAATAATTGAAACAAACAATGATTTTATCTATCCAGGTTTAAGAAATGCTTTGATGAAAGCAGGTGCAACAATATCATCTGTTACAATATTTAAAGATGATTTAAATAATTTAGATCAGTCAGAGAAAGATGATTTAATAACTAATTTGTCTAAATACGGCAATATTGACAGCAACCATCTCATCGAATCTTTATCTGAGAAACTGACTGAAGTTCTTGTTACTGGGCAAGATGGAGAATTGATAACTTATTTAAAAGATAAGGGGTACATTGATTTTACTGGTACACCTGGAAATACAGACTTTATCGTTTTAGCAGGTGGCAGCAATCTTAAAAATAACAATTTAAATATAGTAGATATCCCAATAATAAGGCAATCGAAAATTTTAAATGTGCCGATTGTCGGAGTTGAACAAAGCGATGTGAAGTATTCTTATATGGATGCGTATAGAAAACAACACTTGTCAACCGTTGATAACATAGATACGATTATAGGACAAACTTCATTGGTAATGGTGATGCAAGGCAAAGATGGCAATTATGGAATAAAAGCTGGAGATACAGCGATTATGCCCGATTCCTTTATAGAATACCAACAGAATCAAAATCAAAATAAGACAAATTCAAACGAGGTGAAATGA
- a CDS encoding glycosyltransferase family 2 protein, giving the protein MAVSVLIPAYNEGKRIVDTIKGMENIEEIDEIIVINDGSTDDTADKAKKAGAKLVNLKNNSGKGRALKEGLKYVKNDVIAFIDADVGLTSREVIKLIKPVLNNDADVTVARFPKVNVKSGFGFVKKLAKYGVKMLTGHDFDSTLSGQRVFKKEVLDKIKKIYGGYGIEVGMTIDIFNLGYKIKEVDVDMTHSVTLRDIKGFIHRGRQFFDILKVLLIKAIFKDR; this is encoded by the coding sequence ATGGCTGTAAGTGTTTTGATACCGGCATACAATGAAGGCAAGAGAATCGTTGATACAATAAAGGGAATGGAGAATATAGAGGAAATTGATGAGATCATTGTTATAAATGATGGCTCTACAGATGACACAGCAGATAAAGCTAAAAAAGCAGGAGCAAAATTGGTGAACCTAAAAAATAATTCTGGTAAAGGAAGAGCCTTAAAAGAAGGCTTGAAATACGTTAAAAATGATGTTATCGCTTTTATTGACGCAGATGTAGGTTTGACTTCTCGAGAGGTAATCAAATTAATAAAACCTGTTTTAAATAATGATGCCGATGTTACTGTAGCCAGATTTCCTAAAGTCAATGTTAAATCAGGTTTTGGGTTTGTAAAGAAATTAGCAAAATACGGCGTAAAAATGCTTACTGGTCATGATTTTGATTCTACACTCTCTGGTCAAAGGGTTTTTAAAAAAGAAGTGCTTGACAAAATAAAAAAAATTTATGGTGGTTATGGTATAGAAGTTGGTATGACAATCGACATATTTAATTTAGGATATAAGATTAAAGAAGTAGATGTTGATATGACTCACTCTGTTACATTAAGAGATATCAAAGGTTTTATTCATAGAGGTAGACAGTTTTTCGATATACTTAAAGTTTTATTAATAAAAGCGATATTTAAGGACCGGTGA
- a CDS encoding UDP-N-acetylmuramyl pentapeptide phosphotransferase, with the protein MIFIISFLLMIVIQKFIIQILDKDVCLKPNYKNVLIPVCGGIAFVPTIFIAAIISKFLGISDEMTSIFLVSIVLMSYVGLIDDLLGDRSVRGLKGHIKSLLNMKLTTGGLKAVIGVIVSFYISINISNRLVDIIVNTILISLFTNFLNLLDLRPGRACKAFFFIAIIFLLAGTGNFLILLIVLGAVIAFIPLDLKAKIMLGDTGSNILGLTLGISSVLLFNFNIRLIILGFLILIHIITEKYSLSKIIEKNKFLNYLDMIGRGRD; encoded by the coding sequence ATGATTTTTATCATATCTTTTTTGTTGATGATAGTAATTCAAAAATTTATAATTCAGATATTAGACAAAGATGTGTGCCTAAAGCCTAATTATAAAAATGTTTTGATTCCAGTATGTGGTGGAATAGCTTTTGTTCCAACTATTTTTATTGCAGCGATTATCTCAAAGTTTCTTGGGATTTCTGATGAAATGACGTCGATTTTTTTGGTTTCCATTGTATTGATGTCTTATGTAGGTTTAATCGACGATTTATTAGGTGATAGAAGTGTCAGAGGATTAAAAGGGCATATTAAATCACTTCTGAACATGAAATTGACAACAGGAGGTTTAAAAGCGGTAATAGGCGTTATAGTATCGTTTTATATAAGCATAAATATTAGCAATAGATTAGTTGATATAATAGTTAACACAATATTGATATCTTTATTTACTAATTTTTTGAATTTGCTTGATTTAAGACCAGGAAGAGCTTGCAAAGCGTTCTTTTTTATAGCCATAATTTTCTTATTAGCAGGTACTGGAAACTTTTTAATCTTACTAATTGTTTTGGGAGCTGTAATTGCCTTTATACCACTGGATCTAAAAGCAAAAATTATGTTAGGTGATACTGGTTCTAATATTCTTGGACTTACGTTAGGAATATCAAGTGTTTTATTGTTTAATTTCAATATACGACTAATTATCTTGGGATTTTTGATTTTAATTCATATTATTACTGAAAAATATTCATTGTCTAAAATAATAGAAAAAAATAAGTTTTTGAATTATTTAGACATGATTGGCAGAGGACGTGATTAG
- a CDS encoding DUF3866 family protein, whose amino-acid sequence MISIKKGIVKKIISEKADICFVEIDVEGIVSKAVNYNKITGIINVDDVVYVNQTARNLQLGTGGYDFVILNTRYDSFEYKNIGHIMKMRYSPMQINVLSVEEQDSPYHDIFNNFKGLNGMPAIVAELHSMLAPTAIILKKLKPSVKISYIMTDSACLPISFSNTVHYLKENNFIDTTITIGHAFGGDFEAVNIYSALICAKEVAKSDVAIIAMGPGIVGTGTKYGFSGIDQASIIDAINKIKGNSILIPRISFNDARERHNGISHHTVTVAELVNSTCTIAVPKLKHEKEILLKKQLENNAFDKMNKYFVDVEKYRKLLHNVKDIKFTTMGRGLDEESEFFDACIAAAVYCSDLLMVD is encoded by the coding sequence GTGATTTCAATTAAAAAAGGAATTGTAAAAAAAATTATATCAGAAAAGGCTGATATATGCTTTGTAGAAATTGACGTAGAAGGAATTGTTTCAAAGGCAGTAAATTATAATAAGATTACAGGTATAATAAACGTGGATGATGTAGTTTATGTAAATCAAACGGCTAGAAACTTGCAATTGGGTACGGGTGGATATGACTTTGTCATATTGAATACAAGATACGATTCATTTGAATATAAAAACATAGGGCATATAATGAAAATGCGCTATTCTCCTATGCAAATTAATGTGCTTTCGGTAGAAGAACAAGATAGTCCGTACCATGATATTTTTAATAATTTTAAAGGGTTGAATGGCATGCCTGCGATAGTAGCTGAACTTCACAGCATGTTGGCTCCTACTGCAATAATATTAAAGAAATTAAAACCATCGGTTAAAATTTCATATATAATGACTGATTCTGCTTGTCTTCCTATATCTTTCAGCAATACTGTCCATTATTTAAAAGAAAATAATTTTATCGATACCACAATTACTATTGGCCATGCCTTTGGAGGGGATTTTGAGGCTGTTAATATTTATTCGGCATTGATATGTGCAAAGGAAGTAGCCAAAAGCGACGTTGCAATTATAGCTATGGGGCCAGGCATAGTCGGGACAGGAACAAAATATGGATTTTCAGGCATCGATCAAGCTTCAATTATAGATGCAATAAACAAAATAAAGGGTAATTCTATATTGATACCTAGAATTAGTTTTAATGACGCAAGAGAAAGACACAACGGTATAAGCCATCATACTGTTACAGTAGCAGAACTTGTGAATAGCACATGCACTATTGCAGTCCCAAAACTGAAACATGAAAAAGAGATTCTTCTCAAAAAGCAATTGGAAAATAACGCATTTGATAAGATGAATAAATACTTTGTTGATGTTGAAAAATATAGAAAGCTATTGCACAATGTAAAAGATATTAAATTCACTACTATGGGAAGAGGACTTGATGAAGAAAGCGAGTTTTTCGATGCTTGTATTGCTGCAGCAGTTTATTGTTCGGATCTATTAATGGTTGATTAA
- a CDS encoding NUDIX hydrolase codes for MELTEVTKSSNVIFSGKIINLRVDDVVLPNGKITTREIVEHNGGVSILAINKIGKIVMVEQYRKPAEKMLLEIPAGKLNVGEEPIECAKRELMEETGYIAKELKHLFSFYPSPGFSTEILHLFLADDLEKGTSNTDPDEFLNVHEYTVDEIRNMMQKGLIEDAKTLIALLYYIR; via the coding sequence ATGGAGCTAACCGAAGTAACAAAGAGTTCAAATGTCATATTTTCGGGCAAGATAATAAACTTGAGAGTAGATGATGTTGTTTTGCCAAACGGAAAGATAACAACAAGAGAAATTGTTGAACATAATGGTGGTGTTTCAATATTAGCGATAAACAAAATCGGAAAAATAGTCATGGTTGAACAGTACAGAAAACCCGCAGAGAAGATGCTGTTGGAGATACCTGCAGGAAAATTAAATGTGGGAGAGGAGCCTATAGAGTGTGCAAAAAGAGAGCTAATGGAGGAAACAGGGTATATAGCGAAAGAGCTTAAACACTTGTTTTCATTTTATCCATCTCCTGGTTTTTCCACAGAAATTTTGCATCTATTTTTGGCAGATGATTTAGAAAAAGGCACATCAAATACAGATCCAGATGAATTTTTGAATGTTCATGAGTATACAGTCGATGAGATTAGGAATATGATGCAAAAAGGCTTGATTGAAGATGCAAAAACACTTATTGCGTTATTGTATTATATAAGGTGA
- a CDS encoding endonuclease Q family protein produces the protein MYYNADLHVHIGRTRNGRPVKITASPNLTVENILNKCIEKGIDIVGIVDCAAPEILDEIEQLLKTEYGLYEELEGGGILFEQKVLLLLVSEIEVGGELRGSPHLLCFLKDIKSMRKFSKALSKHINNVNLSTQRCSLNSMEILKIAEDLDGFVVPAHIFTPYKSYYGNTTDRLNYIFNEYFENVNAVELGLSSDTFLADMISELRGKTFLSNSDAHSLQKIGREFNVFDLPKPDFTSLKAALKSMKGVIRNYGLNPALGKYHRTFCLDCNKVANVDPPAYKCAYCNSKNIVFGVLDRIYEIKDQEMLHPPFRAEYVYQIPLEFLPGIGPKTIKKLTREVGSEIYVTHEAPFEQLKNSVGEKIAKNILDARYGNLKIETGGGGIYGKII, from the coding sequence ATGTACTATAATGCAGATTTACACGTTCACATAGGAAGGACTAGAAATGGCAGGCCTGTTAAGATCACCGCTTCACCAAATCTAACAGTCGAAAATATATTAAATAAATGTATTGAGAAAGGCATAGATATTGTAGGAATTGTTGATTGTGCTGCTCCAGAAATTTTAGATGAAATAGAGCAACTGCTTAAAACTGAATATGGATTGTATGAAGAACTTGAAGGTGGAGGAATTTTATTTGAGCAAAAGGTATTATTGCTGTTAGTAAGTGAAATAGAGGTAGGTGGTGAATTGCGTGGTTCACCGCATTTATTGTGTTTTTTGAAAGATATAAAATCGATGAGGAAGTTTTCTAAAGCCTTATCTAAACATATTAATAATGTAAATTTAAGTACACAAAGATGCAGTTTAAATAGCATGGAAATATTGAAGATTGCAGAAGACTTAGATGGATTTGTTGTACCTGCTCACATATTTACGCCATATAAAAGTTATTATGGAAATACGACAGATAGATTAAATTATATATTTAATGAATATTTTGAAAATGTCAATGCGGTAGAACTTGGATTAAGCTCTGATACTTTTTTGGCAGATATGATAAGTGAATTAAGAGGTAAAACTTTTTTAAGCAATTCCGATGCTCATTCGCTACAAAAAATTGGCAGGGAATTTAACGTATTTGATTTGCCTAAACCTGATTTTACAAGCTTAAAAGCTGCATTAAAGTCCATGAAAGGAGTCATAAGAAATTATGGACTAAATCCTGCATTAGGCAAATATCATAGAACATTTTGTCTTGATTGCAATAAAGTTGCTAATGTAGATCCGCCAGCGTATAAGTGTGCTTATTGCAATAGCAAGAACATAGTATTTGGGGTTTTAGACAGAATATATGAGATAAAAGATCAAGAGATGCTACACCCGCCCTTTAGAGCTGAATATGTATATCAGATTCCATTGGAATTTTTGCCTGGCATCGGCCCAAAAACAATTAAGAAGCTTACGAGAGAAGTTGGAAGCGAAATATACGTCACACATGAAGCGCCTTTTGAACAATTAAAAAATTCAGTTGGCGAAAAAATAGCGAAAAATATCTTAGATGCAAGATATGGCAATCTAAAAATTGAAACAGGAGGCGGCGGTATCTACGGGAAAATAATTTGA